The following coding sequences are from one Haploplasma axanthum window:
- a CDS encoding GTPase, with product MQNQNKCLGCGAIKQTTNPLEVGYVKSLEHEYCLDCFQLAHYGKTNKHYHPNNYSEIKEKSLIFIIQSIMQLDLLFTQPITRIQPNAKYVYIINQIDLLPKDINLGFIHHQLLKYAKDNNVTYHDIILMSALNKNDIENLKEYIMSEREKDIYLFGFQNSGKSTILKALTNNEKVLSINKAGLTQETIIEDFNNKKLYDMPGTYVSGYLSDFLNMKSIERCYLKKL from the coding sequence ATGCAGAATCAAAATAAATGTTTAGGGTGTGGAGCAATAAAACAAACAACAAATCCTCTTGAAGTGGGTTATGTTAAATCTTTAGAACATGAATATTGCCTAGATTGTTTTCAACTAGCACATTATGGAAAAACAAATAAACATTATCATCCTAATAATTATTCTGAAATAAAAGAAAAAAGTTTAATTTTTATTATTCAGTCAATTATGCAATTAGATTTGCTTTTTACTCAACCAATAACAAGAATTCAACCGAATGCTAAATATGTCTATATTATCAATCAAATTGATTTGCTACCAAAGGATATAAATTTAGGATTTATTCATCATCAACTTTTAAAATATGCTAAAGATAATAATGTTACTTACCATGATATTATTTTAATGTCAGCATTAAATAAAAATGATATTGAAAACTTAAAAGAGTATATAATGTCTGAAAGAGAAAAAGATATTTATTTATTTGGTTTTCAAAATAGTGGTAAATCGACAATTTTAAAAGCCTTAACTAATAATGAAAAAGTTTTAAGTATTAATAAAGCTGGTCTAACACAAGAAACAATTATCGAAGATTTTAATAATAAAAAACTTTATGATATGCCAGGTACATACGTAAGTGGTTATTTATCTGATTTTTTGAATATGAAAAGTATCGAAAGATGTTACCTAAAAAAACTCTAA
- a CDS encoding TIGR00282 family metallophosphoesterase, with protein sequence MKILFIGDIYGDPGIEILKDSLEELKKEYRPNVIIINGENIVNGRGINKKIYLEIMKLGVHAITMGNWTWSNTDIYSFINDSKIVRPANYLNAPGDGYKKININGKNLLVINAMGRVYMNPSLENPFITIAEILEKEQADYTFIDFHAEATSEKVALGHYFDGKVDAIVGTHTHVQTNDARVLPKGTLYITDVGMTGPRDGVIGVDKEIVIQRFLTGFSYNNAVASGVKQLNGVFLDLDKKIIKTIHIEK encoded by the coding sequence ATGAAAATACTCTTTATTGGTGATATTTATGGTGATCCTGGAATTGAAATTTTAAAAGATAGCCTTGAAGAATTGAAAAAAGAATATCGACCTAACGTGATTATAATAAATGGTGAGAATATTGTTAATGGTCGAGGTATTAATAAAAAAATATATCTTGAAATAATGAAGTTAGGAGTTCATGCAATTACGATGGGCAATTGGACTTGGTCTAATACTGACATCTATAGCTTCATTAATGATAGTAAAATAGTAAGACCAGCTAATTATCTTAATGCACCAGGAGATGGTTATAAAAAAATTAACATTAATGGTAAAAATTTATTGGTTATTAATGCAATGGGAAGAGTATATATGAATCCTAGTTTAGAAAATCCGTTTATAACAATTGCAGAAATATTAGAAAAAGAACAAGCAGATTATACATTTATTGATTTTCATGCAGAAGCAACTAGCGAGAAGGTTGCACTTGGACATTACTTTGATGGTAAAGTTGATGCAATCGTTGGAACTCATACGCATGTTCAAACAAATGATGCTAGAGTTTTACCAAAAGGTACGTTATATATTACTGATGTTGGTATGACAGGGCCACGAGATGGCGTAATTGGTGTTGATAAAGAAATTGTTATTCAAAGATTTTTAACAGGATTTTCATATAATAATGCTGTTGCTAGTGGTGTTAAGCAATTAAATGGAGTATTTTTAGATTTGGATAAAAAAATAATTAAAACAATTCATATTGAAAAGTAG
- the rpsT gene encoding 30S ribosomal protein S20: MANIKQQIKRNKTNEKNRLKNASFKSSVKTAIKEIETAVAAGDKEKALSSLPLAHKKLDKAQSKGIYHKNYVARHKAYLATLINNVQ, encoded by the coding sequence ATGGCTAATATTAAACAACAAATTAAACGTAACAAGACTAATGAGAAAAATCGTTTGAAAAATGCATCTTTCAAATCATCAGTGAAAACAGCAATTAAAGAAATTGAAACTGCTGTCGCTGCAGGTGATAAGGAAAAAGCATTAAGCTCACTACCACTTGCTCACAAGAAATTAGATAAAGCACAATCAAAAGGTATTTATCACAAGAATTATGTTGCAAGACATAAAGCTTATCTAGCAACTTTAATCAATAACGTTCAATAA
- a CDS encoding 3'-5' exonuclease, giving the protein MKNRKEIVVFDFETTGLSAFSDEIIEIGAMKLVNNGAGFEVSEELSLLLKTSVPISPKITEITGITPSMQDKYGVSQEEAFQKLSSMINEDTLLIAYNIQFDLGFLQNFYRRYWDPKFEVKNDLLDVMAVYKDRHKFPHRLESAVSQYTISFPNTHRALDDVKATYAVLEAMKDERDTISKYINVIGFNKKYGVSGPKLSHVKYVAQYGGYLEIEKM; this is encoded by the coding sequence ATGAAAAATAGAAAAGAAATTGTTGTTTTTGATTTTGAAACAACTGGATTATCAGCATTTAGTGATGAGATAATTGAAATTGGAGCAATGAAATTAGTTAATAATGGAGCTGGGTTTGAAGTTAGCGAAGAACTATCTTTGTTATTAAAGACTAGTGTACCAATTAGCCCAAAAATAACTGAAATAACTGGAATTACACCTTCAATGCAAGACAAATATGGTGTAAGTCAAGAAGAAGCATTTCAAAAACTAAGTAGTATGATTAATGAAGATACATTATTAATTGCATATAACATTCAATTTGATTTAGGATTTTTACAAAATTTTTATCGTAGATACTGGGATCCAAAATTTGAAGTTAAAAATGATTTGTTAGATGTTATGGCTGTTTATAAAGATCGTCATAAATTTCCACATAGATTAGAAAGTGCTGTAAGCCAATATACAATTAGTTTTCCAAATACACATAGAGCATTAGATGATGTTAAAGCAACTTATGCAGTGTTAGAAGCTATGAAAGATGAAAGAGATACTATTTCTAAATATATCAATGTTATTGGTTTTAATAAGAAATATGGCGTTTCAGGACCTAAGTTATCACATGTTAAATATGTTGCTCAATATGGTGGATATTTAGAAATAGAAAAAATGTAA
- a CDS encoding ComEA family DNA-binding protein encodes MNNKIGIIIILIVICNIALWPKKQEKEYVLNKLDEKNKIVIKLEGEIVYSGTYSFYDEIIYDDLFIFAGGLTNQADISNIDTNEKIKKSKTIVIKKKVIKETEPIKLNINKATYNDFLRLNLTEKRALNIIIYREQNGYFETIDDLIKVKYIGKDTLEKISNFITV; translated from the coding sequence ATGAATAATAAAATCGGTATAATAATTATTCTAATAGTTATATGTAATATTGCTTTATGGCCAAAGAAGCAAGAGAAAGAATACGTATTAAATAAACTTGATGAAAAAAATAAAATTGTTATTAAATTAGAAGGCGAGATTGTTTATTCAGGAACTTATAGTTTCTATGATGAAATAATCTATGATGATTTATTCATATTTGCAGGTGGTTTAACAAACCAAGCAGATATAAGCAATATAGATACAAATGAAAAGATTAAGAAAAGTAAAACAATAGTAATAAAGAAAAAAGTAATTAAAGAAACAGAGCCAATAAAACTAAACATCAATAAAGCGACCTATAATGATTTCTTAAGATTAAATTTAACTGAAAAAAGAGCTTTAAATATTATTATTTATCGTGAACAAAATGGTTACTTTGAAACAATTGATGATCTAATAAAAGTTAAATATATTGGAAAAGATACACTTGAAAAAATATCTAACTTTATTACAGTCTAA
- the holA gene encoding DNA polymerase III subunit delta, which yields MIDLVNVLYGKNEYLVQEKLNEKIKETNVDEININIYDLQETKSEDIIEDLRTVSFFSERKVIVVKNIKELLNEDDTVINDWIKYLDKPNPDVYLFIILDGELVSENYSLGKAIFKIAYIEEIGELKKDEYPFYIESLLKKKGFEITAKASKELISRTNYDLNLVAQELEKLMLYNFDTKIIDIDSVSELVSRNLEENIYELTNNLLNNNSSKTIEIYYDLLARSEDPLRIMNSIVNKIRDLIHTKLLIAKGYSQEDIEKHFNIKSGVAYYLVKNANQLPSELLEGYLERLSKLDFDIKTGKLDKKIGLEIFILGA from the coding sequence ATGATTGATTTAGTTAATGTCTTGTATGGTAAAAATGAATACTTGGTACAAGAGAAATTAAATGAAAAAATTAAAGAAACTAATGTAGATGAAATAAATATTAATATCTATGATTTACAAGAAACAAAAAGTGAAGATATTATAGAAGATTTAAGGACAGTTTCTTTTTTTTCTGAACGAAAAGTAATAGTTGTAAAAAATATTAAGGAATTATTAAATGAAGATGATACAGTTATTAATGATTGGATCAAGTATCTTGATAAACCAAACCCAGATGTGTATTTATTTATCATTTTAGATGGGGAATTAGTTAGTGAAAACTACTCTTTAGGTAAGGCGATTTTTAAAATAGCTTATATCGAAGAAATTGGGGAATTAAAAAAGGATGAATATCCTTTTTATATCGAATCATTATTGAAGAAAAAAGGTTTTGAAATAACTGCAAAGGCAAGTAAAGAGTTAATTAGCAGAACAAATTATGATTTGAATTTAGTCGCACAAGAATTAGAAAAGTTAATGCTATATAACTTTGATACAAAAATTATTGATATTGATTCAGTTTCAGAATTGGTTAGTAGAAATCTTGAAGAAAATATTTATGAGTTAACAAACAATCTATTAAATAATAATAGTAGTAAAACAATTGAAATATATTATGATTTATTAGCTAGAAGTGAAGATCCACTAAGGATAATGAACAGTATTGTTAATAAAATTAGGGATTTAATTCATACCAAGTTATTAATAGCAAAAGGTTATTCACAAGAAGACATAGAAAAACACTTTAATATTAAAAGTGGAGTTGCGTACTATTTAGTTAAAAATGCTAATCAATTACCTTCAGAATTACTTGAAGGATATTTAGAAAGATTATCAAAATTAGATTTTGATATTAAAACTGGTAAGTTAGATAAAAAAATTGGATTAGAAATATTTATATTAGGAGCATAA
- the yqeK gene encoding bis(5'-nucleosyl)-tetraphosphatase (symmetrical) YqeK → MTIDEIKEVVKIKYTNNINRFNHIIGVYEMAMKLANHYGVSSEEVAIAALFHDYTKYDSIDDQVKYINKEDVLKYQDTPVIYHALSASKLIKEEFHIDNELISSAISKHVWGNVKMNMTDKIVLISDKIELGRTYNGVDYLRRLAFQDIDQAIYEFLVENIEYNQREGFEIHPEQYKVVKKFKEQLDEKNK, encoded by the coding sequence ATGACAATTGATGAAATAAAAGAAGTAGTTAAAATAAAGTATACGAACAATATCAATAGATTTAATCATATTATTGGGGTATACGAAATGGCTATGAAACTTGCTAATCATTATGGTGTTTCTAGCGAAGAAGTTGCTATTGCAGCTTTGTTTCATGATTATACGAAGTACGATAGTATTGATGATCAAGTTAAATATATAAATAAAGAAGATGTTCTTAAATACCAAGATACTCCTGTTATTTATCATGCATTATCAGCATCAAAACTAATTAAAGAAGAATTTCATATTGATAATGAATTAATAAGTAGTGCAATTAGTAAACATGTTTGGGGAAATGTTAAGATGAACATGACTGATAAAATAGTTCTAATAAGTGATAAGATTGAACTTGGAAGAACATATAATGGTGTTGACTATTTACGTAGATTAGCATTTCAAGATATTGATCAAGCTATTTATGAATTTTTAGTAGAAAATATCGAATATAACCAAAGAGAAGGATTTGAAATACATCCTGAGCAATACAAAGTAGTAAAAAAATTTAAGGAGCAATTAGATGAAAAAAATAAATAA
- a CDS encoding YlbF family regulator, which produces MKIENKIIEKIKNEPKIKRYKELEDILNQNQEVSHKIEELKNIQKQMINAKNLGKIEIQTKLENDYQNKLEEIENYPLMTEYMDLQEEINVFLQNIKEIIESGIDSDLNAK; this is translated from the coding sequence ATGAAAATTGAAAATAAAATTATTGAAAAAATAAAAAATGAACCAAAGATAAAAAGATATAAAGAATTAGAAGATATTTTAAATCAAAATCAAGAAGTTAGTCATAAAATAGAAGAATTAAAAAATATTCAAAAACAAATGATTAATGCCAAAAATCTTGGGAAAATAGAAATCCAAACTAAATTAGAAAATGATTATCAAAATAAGTTGGAAGAAATTGAAAATTACCCGTTAATGACTGAGTATATGGATTTACAAGAAGAAATTAATGTGTTCCTTCAAAACATCAAAGAAATCATTGAAAGTGGTATAGATAGCGATTTAAATGCTAAATAA
- the recA gene encoding recombinase RecA gives MANDKKEQALEAAMKQIEKQYGKGAIMKLGDRATQEIETTSTGSIALNIALGIGGYPKGRIIEVYGPESSGKTTLALHAIAETQKAGGYVAFIDAEHALDTNYAKRLGVDIDNLILSQPDTGEQALEITEALIRSGAIDTIVIDSVAALVPEAEINGDMGDSHVGLHARLMSQAMRKLSGIISKGNVTVIFINQIREKVGVMFGNPETTTGGRALKFYSTIRLEVRKGEQLKQGTDLIGNKVNIKVVKNKVAPPFKVAVVELIYGEGISAIGELVDLAVELDFIKKAGSWYSYEEEKIGQGAENVKAFLKANPEIYSAIHTKVLEHYNLKK, from the coding sequence ATGGCGAATGATAAAAAAGAGCAAGCATTAGAAGCTGCAATGAAACAAATTGAAAAGCAGTATGGTAAAGGCGCAATTATGAAACTTGGAGATCGTGCTACTCAAGAGATTGAAACTACATCTACAGGTTCAATAGCGTTAAATATAGCTCTTGGTATAGGTGGTTATCCAAAGGGGAGAATAATTGAAGTCTATGGACCAGAAAGTTCTGGGAAAACAACATTAGCACTTCATGCAATTGCTGAAACGCAAAAAGCTGGTGGATATGTTGCATTTATAGATGCTGAACATGCTTTAGATACTAATTATGCTAAGAGACTTGGTGTTGATATTGATAATTTAATTTTATCGCAACCAGATACTGGTGAACAAGCACTTGAAATAACAGAAGCATTAATTAGAAGTGGAGCAATTGATACAATAGTAATAGACTCTGTTGCTGCATTAGTTCCTGAAGCGGAAATTAATGGTGATATGGGTGATTCTCACGTTGGATTGCATGCAAGATTAATGAGTCAAGCAATGCGTAAATTATCAGGTATAATTTCAAAAGGAAATGTAACAGTAATTTTTATTAACCAAATTAGAGAAAAAGTTGGTGTTATGTTTGGTAATCCAGAAACAACAACTGGTGGACGTGCGTTAAAGTTTTATTCAACTATAAGACTTGAAGTAAGAAAAGGTGAACAATTAAAACAAGGTACTGATTTAATTGGTAACAAAGTTAATATTAAAGTTGTTAAGAATAAGGTAGCACCACCATTTAAAGTTGCAGTTGTTGAATTAATCTATGGTGAAGGTATCTCTGCAATTGGAGAACTTGTTGATTTAGCTGTTGAACTTGACTTTATTAAGAAAGCTGGTTCATGGTATTCATATGAAGAAGAAAAAATTGGTCAAGGAGCAGAGAATGTTAAAGCATTTTTAAAAGCTAATCCTGAAATTTATTCGGCAATTCATACTAAAGTATTAGAACATTATAATTTAAAGAAATAA
- the rny gene encoding ribonuclease Y codes for MLTILTLNAVHVVISSLLALLIGLLIGYFVRVAQHEKSLKKSREMVEQIVEEGKKEAERHKREAVIEAKQEIFTLRKELDDDIKERRRLVVSQEEKLDLRETSLDRRSQYLDKREEQIGNKEIKIEERREELEQLNSKVEDVLREQETKLTEIANLSTDEAKAIIFDRVKDEVADEMANYIHEAEEEAKLTVDAKAKNLLTLAMQKYASDTTTERTVSVVTIPNDEMKGRIIGREGRNIRTLEALTGVDLIIDDTPEAVVLSGFDPIRREIAKRALETLVSDGRIHPGRIEEVVEKARAEVDIFIRECGENAVFEAQIGRIHPDLIKLLGRLNFRTSYGQNVLKHSIETAFLTGKLAAEIGENEMLARRAGLLHDIGKAVDHEVEGSHVEIGVNLAKRYKEPKEVIDAIASHHGDVEAETVIAVLVAAADALSAARPGSRSESVEAYMKRLEQLEEISNNVPGVDKSYAIQAGREVRVIVKSDEVDDLQTYKVAREIKEKIEENMSYPGTIKVTVIRETRATDVAK; via the coding sequence ATGTTAACAATTTTAACATTAAATGCAGTTCATGTAGTCATCTCCAGTTTGCTAGCCCTTTTAATAGGACTTTTAATAGGTTATTTTGTTCGTGTAGCGCAACACGAAAAATCACTTAAAAAAAGTCGTGAAATGGTAGAACAAATTGTTGAAGAAGGAAAAAAAGAAGCTGAAAGACACAAAAGAGAAGCTGTCATAGAAGCTAAACAAGAAATTTTTACACTTCGTAAAGAGTTAGACGATGATATTAAAGAACGTCGTAGACTAGTTGTTAGCCAAGAAGAGAAACTTGATTTGCGTGAGACATCACTTGATCGCAGATCACAATATCTTGACAAACGTGAAGAACAAATTGGCAATAAAGAAATTAAAATTGAAGAACGTAGAGAAGAACTTGAACAATTGAATAGCAAAGTGGAAGATGTATTACGCGAGCAAGAAACTAAGTTAACTGAAATAGCTAACTTAAGTACTGATGAAGCAAAAGCAATCATTTTTGATAGAGTTAAAGATGAAGTTGCTGATGAAATGGCAAATTATATTCATGAGGCTGAAGAAGAAGCAAAACTAACAGTTGATGCAAAAGCGAAAAATCTACTTACATTGGCGATGCAAAAATATGCAAGTGATACAACTACTGAAAGAACAGTAAGTGTTGTTACAATCCCTAATGATGAAATGAAGGGGCGTATTATTGGACGCGAAGGTAGAAATATCCGCACACTTGAGGCGTTAACAGGTGTTGATTTGATTATCGATGATACGCCAGAAGCAGTCGTTTTAAGCGGTTTTGATCCGATTAGAAGAGAAATAGCTAAAAGAGCACTTGAGACTTTAGTATCTGATGGTAGAATCCATCCTGGTCGTATTGAAGAAGTTGTTGAAAAAGCGCGTGCAGAAGTTGATATTTTCATTAGAGAATGTGGTGAGAATGCGGTTTTTGAAGCTCAAATTGGTCGTATTCATCCTGATTTAATCAAACTTTTAGGTAGGTTAAATTTTAGAACAAGTTACGGTCAAAATGTTTTAAAGCATTCAATCGAAACAGCATTTTTAACAGGTAAACTTGCAGCAGAGATTGGTGAAAATGAAATGTTGGCAAGAAGAGCAGGCTTATTACATGATATTGGGAAAGCTGTTGACCATGAAGTTGAAGGTAGCCATGTTGAAATAGGTGTAAACCTTGCTAAAAGATATAAAGAACCTAAAGAAGTTATTGATGCAATTGCATCACATCATGGTGATGTTGAAGCTGAAACTGTTATTGCTGTTTTAGTGGCAGCGGCAGATGCGCTATCAGCTGCTAGACCTGGTTCTAGATCTGAGTCTGTTGAAGCATATATGAAACGACTAGAACAATTAGAAGAGATTTCTAATAATGTTCCGGGAGTTGATAAATCATATGCAATTCAAGCTGGCCGTGAAGTAAGAGTTATTGTTAAATCTGATGAAGTTGATGATTTACAAACTTATAAGGTTGCTAGAGAAATTAAAGAAAAAATTGAAGAAAACATGAGTTATCCTGGAACAATTAAAGTTACAGTAATTCGTGAAACAAGAGCAACCGATGTTGCAAAATAG
- the rsfS gene encoding ribosome silencing factor, whose translation MKKINKIIEILEQVNASDIKAFDYEKKSPFFDYIIIATTNERQSTAAVSYMKKEELVNYKNSEGKDNSGWVLIDTGDTIIHLFNSEQRKYYNFDERLLGIKKLEV comes from the coding sequence ATGAAAAAAATAAATAAAATTATTGAAATTTTAGAGCAAGTAAATGCAAGCGACATCAAAGCTTTTGATTATGAAAAAAAATCACCTTTTTTTGATTACATCATAATCGCGACAACTAATGAACGTCAAAGTACAGCAGCTGTTTCATATATGAAAAAAGAAGAACTAGTTAACTATAAAAATTCTGAAGGTAAAGATAATAGTGGATGGGTTCTTATTGATACTGGTGATACAATTATTCATTTATTCAATAGTGAGCAAAGAAAGTATTATAATTTTGATGAACGTTTATTAGGAATTAAAAAATTAGAAGTTTAA
- a CDS encoding ComEC/Rec2 family competence protein: MIVLISFILILIFKYNETKNQKMINNITFLIVDIKEYDKKSVITLYNKNKRYNLKTNKNYKLGSYLLVSGEIKEYDHLRIPNGFDAYKYYQGKGILGEIVNYQISDLPNYNYLYYIQEKIRNIDSNEYLKIFFQGEKSEVNDDLKILNITHYLSLSGIHLYLLIEILKFFMRQFDLKKQDYYITSMLLIVCIITNYKMTILRFVVYYIFRMINRFKNLKLDDLSLLNLSFLFLICLFPFNMFSQGFLLMYLLGNAILLLRPIYADKSFVLKNVIISSIISIILIPFNNSINVLSILLSPIFLLGIIYILLPYSIIIAVVPSFSVLNIDVIFEKVIQYIADRRINFNFSIPTMSAYAKILFYTILILIFFVSNKKRIILVFLQAFIMIIPIIKIKTSSPTLYFLDVGQGDSAVYISGEVVIVVDAYKNVSGFLKSLGIKRINYLIITHSDNDHSEEANTLIDNFLIDNIIINKHDEKYRIYNKNILEVDAGYIINYKEVIMEFYGPIRRYDSTNNNSLVFKLKYFDSEVLFTGDIEKEAEIDIANYYGDRLKSNILKIAHHGSNTSTSKEILLYIKPEIAIISLGKNNKYGFPNSEVIQNLYKEKVMIYRTDQDTTLIYKDNIFYKCYEKG, encoded by the coding sequence ATGATTGTATTAATAAGTTTTATTTTGATATTGATTTTTAAATATAATGAAACTAAAAATCAAAAGATGATTAATAATATAACCTTTTTAATTGTAGATATCAAAGAGTATGATAAAAAGAGCGTTATAACCCTATATAATAAAAATAAAAGATACAATCTAAAAACTAATAAAAACTATAAACTAGGAAGTTATTTACTTGTTAGTGGCGAGATTAAAGAATACGATCATTTAAGAATTCCAAATGGTTTTGATGCATATAAATATTATCAAGGTAAAGGGATATTAGGTGAAATAGTTAACTATCAGATTAGCGATTTACCAAATTATAATTATCTTTATTATATTCAAGAAAAAATTAGAAATATAGATTCTAATGAATATCTAAAGATTTTTTTTCAAGGTGAGAAATCAGAAGTAAATGATGACTTGAAGATTCTAAATATCACACATTACTTATCGCTTAGTGGAATACATCTTTATTTATTGATTGAGATTTTAAAGTTCTTTATGCGTCAATTTGATTTAAAGAAACAAGATTACTATATAACTTCAATGTTATTAATAGTCTGTATAATAACAAACTATAAAATGACAATTTTAAGATTTGTAGTTTATTATATTTTTAGAATGATAAATCGATTTAAAAACTTAAAACTGGATGATCTAAGTCTTTTAAATTTAAGTTTCTTATTCTTAATATGCTTATTTCCTTTTAATATGTTTAGTCAAGGTTTTTTGCTAATGTATTTGTTAGGAAATGCAATTTTATTATTAAGGCCAATTTATGCTGATAAGAGTTTTGTATTAAAAAATGTAATTATTTCTAGTATTATCAGTATAATCTTAATCCCATTTAATAATTCAATTAATGTTCTATCTATTTTATTATCACCAATATTCTTATTAGGAATTATTTATATATTATTACCATATTCAATTATAATAGCAGTTGTTCCAAGTTTTTCAGTTCTTAATATTGATGTTATATTTGAAAAAGTAATTCAATATATTGCAGATAGAAGAATTAATTTTAACTTTTCTATTCCTACTATGAGTGCGTATGCTAAAATTTTGTTTTATACTATTTTGATTTTGATTTTTTTTGTTAGTAATAAAAAAAGAATTATTTTAGTTTTTCTTCAAGCTTTTATAATGATCATTCCAATTATAAAAATAAAAACCTCATCACCAACACTTTATTTTCTTGATGTTGGACAAGGAGATTCTGCTGTTTATATTAGCGGAGAAGTAGTTATTGTTGTTGATGCATATAAAAATGTTAGTGGATTTTTAAAGAGTTTAGGAATAAAGAGGATAAACTATCTAATTATTACACATAGTGATAATGATCATAGTGAAGAAGCAAATACTTTAATAGATAATTTTCTTATTGATAATATCATTATAAATAAGCATGATGAGAAATATCGTATATATAATAAAAATATTTTAGAAGTTGATGCTGGATATATAATTAATTATAAGGAAGTAATAATGGAATTTTATGGGCCAATTAGAAGGTATGATAGTACTAATAACAATTCATTAGTTTTTAAACTTAAATATTTTGATTCTGAAGTTCTATTTACAGGTGATATTGAGAAGGAAGCAGAGATAGATATTGCTAATTATTATGGTGATAGACTTAAAAGTAATATTTTGAAAATTGCACATCATGGTTCAAATACTTCGACTAGTAAAGAAATTCTTCTGTATATTAAACCTGAGATTGCAATTATATCGCTTGGTAAAAATAATAAGTATGGTTTTCCTAATTCTGAAGTTATTCAAAATTTATATAAAGAAAAAGTAATGATATATCGAACAGATCAAGATACAACATTAATATATAAGGATAATATCTTCTATAAATGCTATGAAAAAGGGTGA
- the pgsA gene encoding CDP-diacylglycerol--glycerol-3-phosphate 3-phosphatidyltransferase yields MTLPNKITLLRLILIPVMVVFMMIPSWNDLQIFNTTIGINELIVATIFTIAAFTDFLDGYLARKNNQITTFGKFLDPIADKVLVITAMIYLVSTTRIAVWPVVIVIFREFVVTGVRLLAVEKGTVIAASPYGKIKTAATMVALLIMLFSDFGLPLLVGDIVWYIAIFFTLLSGLDYVLKNKAVIFESM; encoded by the coding sequence ATGACATTACCAAATAAAATTACTTTACTTAGATTAATATTGATTCCTGTGATGGTTGTCTTCATGATGATTCCAAGTTGGAATGATTTACAAATATTCAATACTACCATTGGAATCAACGAACTTATTGTAGCAACAATCTTTACAATTGCAGCATTTACTGATTTTTTAGATGGGTATTTAGCGAGAAAAAATAATCAAATTACTACTTTTGGAAAGTTTTTAGATCCAATAGCAGATAAAGTTTTAGTTATAACTGCAATGATTTATTTAGTGTCAACTACAAGAATTGCTGTATGGCCAGTTGTAATAGTTATTTTTAGAGAATTTGTTGTTACGGGTGTTAGATTATTAGCTGTTGAAAAAGGAACTGTAATTGCAGCCTCACCTTATGGAAAAATTAAGACAGCAGCAACAATGGTAGCATTACTAATAATGTTATTTAGTGATTTTGGATTACCTTTATTGGTTGGAGATATTGTTTGGTATATTGCAATATTCTTTACACTACTAAGTGGTCTAGATTATGTATTAAAGAATAAAGCAGTTATTTTTGAAAGTATGTAA